In the genome of Candidatus Melainabacteria bacterium, the window ACAGATTTTCCTCCGCAACAAAAAGATGGCGATCCTTCTCAACGAAAAGAGTCCGCTCCAGCGCAAAAAAAAGAAGAGGGACAAGAGAAAACTCGTGTGACCAACAATCGCATGGAAGCGATGCAAGCACCGCCTCCACGACCTGCAACCATACTCGGTGCAGAGAACAGCGAGCAGTCGCCAGCAGACGAATCTGATGCTGAAACAAAATGGACGCAGGAACACATCGGCACAATTATTGCCGGTCGATATCGAATTCTCGAATTACTGGGGATCGGTGGTATGGGCTCAGTGTTCAAAGCCGAACACATTATGTTGGGCACTCTGGTCGCCGTAAAAATCTTGAATCGAGATCTGGAGACAAATCCGAAAGCACTGAAGAGATTTGCGCAAGAAGCAAAAGCGGCAAGCTCGCTAAAACATTCAAACATAGCTACGGTCAGCGATTACGGTTTGACCGAAAGCGGATTTCCTTATTTTGTCATGGACTTGATTGCAGGCAAGAGCTTGTCTGATTTGATAGACGCAAAGACTTCTCTGCCATGGCAGCAGGCTATAGATTTTGGCATCCAAATTGCAGATGCGATGGCTTACGCACATTCAAACGGCATCGTCCATCGCGATCTCAAACCGGCAAATATCATCATCTCTCCTACAGCCAAGGGTGAAGAGCGCGCAACGGTTGTAGATTTCGGCATAGCCAAATTTGCAGATGAAACCCAAGAAGCATTGAACATTCAAAAGCTTACCCAGACCGGCGAAGTCTTCGGCAGTCCTTTGTATATGAGCCCGGAACAGTGCACGGGGAAGACTATGGATGGTCGATCAGACATTTACTCGTTCGGCTGCATGATGTACGAGATGGTGACAGGAGAGGTGCCATTTTACGGAGCCAATGCGGTTCAAACCATATTGAAGCAGATAAACGAACCACCCCCCAGCCTGCGCTCCACCGGTAATCTTCAAGCAGCCGGATCATTTCCAAGCGGGCTGGAAACGGTGATTTTGCACTGCCTTGAAAAAGTTCCGGAAGAGCGCTACAGATCCATGGACGACGTCAAAGCTGACTTGCAGTTAGTTAAGCGTGGCGCTCCCCCGACGTGCAAGAGCGTCAGGCGCTTTCGCTTCAAACTGAAGGCGCCGAATCTTTTGCAGACCGGCTTAGTTACAGCAATTGGCACCATTACTATATTTCTCGGAATGGCGTTCTGGATCAACAAGTGGCAGTATGAAATGGTGCCATGGCAACGAGATTATGCTCAAGCAAAACGCGAATTAGAACGCGGAGAATATGGTCAAGCAATTATGTCGGCAAAACACGGCATCAAGGTAGCTCTCGAACGAAAAGCACCAAAACATGAACTGGCAGCACTCTACATAATGCTTGGGGACGGTTATCGCGGAGCCGCTAACAATGCTGATTACAACGAGGCGCACAAAGCTTACCAATCGGCTATTGCCGCATCCACAGACCATGACTCTGCGAAACAACAGGTGCTGAGCAATGACAAACTCGGTGAAATAGAAGAGCAAAAGGGTCAGTACAAAGATGC includes:
- a CDS encoding serine/threonine protein kinase, producing MSAEKSPAESIEKDAQDELQKIVVDEPDPNTDSATDFPPQQKDGDPSQRKESAPAQKKEEGQEKTRVTNNRMEAMQAPPPRPATILGAENSEQSPADESDAETKWTQEHIGTIIAGRYRILELLGIGGMGSVFKAEHIMLGTLVAVKILNRDLETNPKALKRFAQEAKAASSLKHSNIATVSDYGLTESGFPYFVMDLIAGKSLSDLIDAKTSLPWQQAIDFGIQIADAMAYAHSNGIVHRDLKPANIIISPTAKGEERATVVDFGIAKFADETQEALNIQKLTQTGEVFGSPLYMSPEQCTGKTMDGRSDIYSFGCMMYEMVTGEVPFYGANAVQTILKQINEPPPSLRSTGNLQAAGSFPSGLETVILHCLEKVPEERYRSMDDVKADLQLVKRGAPPTCKSVRRFRFKLKAPNLLQTGLVTAIGTITIFLGMAFWINKWQYEMVPWQRDYAQAKRELERGEYGQAIMSAKHGIKVALERKAPKHELAALYIMLGDGYRGAANNADYNEAHKAYQSAIAASTDHDSAKQQVLSNDKLGEIEEQKGQYKDALEKYDKALISFSDRYTEPAEKARLYMHKANTLRAMNDFDGAARQAREAISLYRSMDSVNTPALADALTQLAGILRESGHSADAQNAEDEAYKLKSNY